The following proteins are encoded in a genomic region of Fundidesulfovibrio soli:
- a CDS encoding HypC/HybG/HupF family hydrogenase formation chaperone, giving the protein MCLAVPMEVKHIEGEVADVEIGGVRKQIRLDLIEDKPAVGEFVIIHAGFAIRILNREEALETLKIFQEGWNLDLI; this is encoded by the coding sequence ATGTGCCTGGCCGTTCCCATGGAAGTGAAGCATATCGAGGGCGAGGTCGCCGATGTTGAAATCGGCGGGGTCCGCAAGCAGATCCGCCTCGACCTCATCGAAGACAAGCCCGCCGTGGGCGAATTCGTGATCATCCACGCCGGATTCGCGATCAGGATTCTCAACCGCGAAGAAGCGTTGGAGACGCTGAAGATATTCCAGGAGGGATGGAACCTTGACCTCATCTGA